Proteins encoded within one genomic window of Platichthys flesus chromosome 17, fPlaFle2.1, whole genome shotgun sequence:
- the ndufs5 gene encoding NADH dehydrogenase [ubiquinone] iron-sulfur protein 5 — protein MPFVDVQSRLGINVDRWLLLQSGEQPNKRASRCHAFEREWIQCGHGIGQTRAKKECLPEFEDFYECMHRQKTHQRLHVIRQQRDKMVKEGTYTPPPCHTGKGSPSL, from the exons ATGCCATTCGTGGACGTGCAGTCGCGGCTCGGCATCAACGTGGAccgctggctgctgctgcagagcggAGAGCAGCCCAACAAACGGGCGTCTCGCTGCCACGCCTTCGAGAGGGAGTGGATTCAGTGTGGCCACGGCATCGGGCAGACCCGCGCCAAGAAGGAGTGCCTGCCGGAGTTTGAGGACTTCTATGAGTGCATGCACAGGCAGAAGACA CACCAGAGGCTTCATGTGATCCGTCAGCAGCGCGACAAGATGGTGAAGGAGGGAACCTACACGCCACCTCCCTGCCACACAGGCAAGGGCAGCCCATCGCTGTGA